From one Musa acuminata AAA Group cultivar baxijiao chromosome BXJ2-6, Cavendish_Baxijiao_AAA, whole genome shotgun sequence genomic stretch:
- the LOC103987006 gene encoding zinc finger protein CO3 has product MFHSFSSSNGDGSLHHQVSTSSVPHGLLPLPSSSPPDSSSFPTGCYLHRSSSTHSLAFHHHLLKSIDAPQPAYSSSPSFSSCPVRRVVSTGDLQRMHGVRETPRVRRYSAEERKERIERYRSKRNQRNFRKKITYACRKTLADSRPRVRGRFVRNGETETEVETETEAAAGNSLECFRYGNDEQNQSRSRMGGGTGGEWSSQLQTALETDEEHEDYYDEELLSIFADVFSMDILS; this is encoded by the exons ATGTTCCATTCGTTCTCCTCCTCTAATGGCGACGGCAGTCTCCACCACCAGGTCTCCACCTCCTCCGTTCCTCATGGCCTCCTCCCTctcccctcctcttctcctcccgaTTCGTCCTCCTTCCCCACCGGATGCTATCTCCACAGGAGCAGCAGCACCCACTCGCTGGCTTTCCACCAccaccttttgaagtccatagacGCGCCGCAGCCGGCCTACTCGTCGTCCCCGTCCTTCTCCTCCTGCCCTGTGAGGCGGGTCGTCAGCACCGGCGACCTCCAG CGGATGCATGGCGTGCGAGAGACTCCCAGGGTCCGGCGATACAGCGCGGAGGAGAGGAAGGAAAGGATCGAGAGATACCGGAGCAAGCGTAACCAGAGGAATTTCCGCAAGAAGATCACT TACGCGTGCAGGAAGACGTTGGCCGACAGCCGGCCGCGAGTGAGGGGGCGGTTCGTGAGGAACGGCGAGACGGAGACGGAGGTTGAGACCGAAACAGAGGCCGCGGCGGGGAACAGTCTCGAATGCTTTAGATACGGCAACGACGAGCAGAACCAGAGCCGCAGCAGAATGGGCGGCGGTACTGGCGGCGAGTGGAGCAGTCAGTTGCAGACGGCGCTGGAGACGGACGAGGAACACGAGGACTACTACGACGAGGAACTCCTCTCCATCTTCGCCGACGTCTTCTCCATGGATATCCTCTCCTGA
- the LOC135581920 gene encoding uncharacterized protein LOC135581920: MGSNMNDMKSLQETNLDEEGDQEFELEDVDDGDEEEEVEEYVTLGLVEKPKNPKFLLRHLFPSKAGGVPAWLDPVDLPQEKSRICGFCGEPLQFLLQIYAPISEESSTFHRILYVFMCPSMSCLLRDQHEQWKRREDNPCRSVKVFRCQLPRCNPFYSSEPPKRDGIDKPLTVGAALCSWCGTWKGEKVCSSCRRARYCSEKHQALHWKSGHRNQCRQIVNYSETSSSSPDSSSNRLPAVGKVACSTLWPEYEIIIEDECAFDTEAFEDNNCATSLVPKNMKTDDSYQFMLDKFEADENKRTWASFQERIAKCPKQVLRYCRDPKAKPLWPLSIGCPSVANIPKCNYCNGPICYEFQIMPQLLFYFGVRNDPDSLDWGTIAVYTCSASCGSSISYKEEFAWVQLYPTAPMT, translated from the exons ATGGGTTCCAACATGAATGACATGAAATCGCTTCAAGAAACTAATCTTGATGAAGAAGGTGATCAAGAATTTGAATTGGAGGATGTAGATGATggagatgaagaggaagaagtggAGGAATATGTAACCCTAGGTCTTGTTGAAAAGCCCAAGAATCCTAAATTCCTTCTTCGCCATCTATTCCCAAGCAAAGCTGGAGGTGTTCCG GCATGGTTGGATCCAGTGGATTTGCCACAAGAGAAGTCGCGAATATGTGGTTTTTGTGGAGAGCCTCTTCAGTTCCTTCTTCAG ATTTATGCACCGATTTCTGAGGAGTCTTCTACTTTTCATCGGATCTTGTATGTTTTTATGTGCCCATCCATGTCATGTCTTCTTCGGGACCAGCATGAACAGTGGAAGCGCAGAGAAGACAATCCTTGTCGAAG TGTGAAAGTCTTCCGTTGCCAATTACCTCGATGCAATCCATTCTACTCTAGTGAGCCACCAAAGCGTGATGGCATTGACAAACCATTGACTGTTGGAG CTGCACTTTGCTCTTGGTGTGGCACATGGAAAGGGGAGAAAGTTTGTAGTAGTTGTAGGAGAGCACGTTACTGCTCTGAGAAACATCAG GCTTTGCATTGGAAGTCAGGGCATCGAAATCAATGTCGTCAGATTGTAAATTACTCAGAAACATCTAGTTCAAGTCCTGATTCCTCTAGCAATAGGCTTCCAGCTGTGGGCAAAG TTGCCTGCAGTACACTATGGCCTGAATATGAGATTATCATAGAAGATGAATGTGCTTTTGATACGGAAGCTTTTGAAGATAATAATTGTGCAACATCATTGGTGCCAAAAAATATGAAAACAGATGACTCATATCAGTTCATGTTGGACAAGTTTGAG GCTGATGAAAATAAAAGGACCTGGGCATCATTTCAAGAACGAATTGCAAAATGTCCTAAGCAAGTGTTGAG ATATTGCCGAGATCCTAAGGCAAAACCACTATGGCCTTTGTCAATTGGCTGCCCCTCTGTAGCAAATATTCCTAAATGCAACTACTGCAATGGCCCTATATGCTATGAATTCCAG ATCATGCCTCAGTTGCTTTTTTACTTTGGTGTGAGAAATGATCCTGATTCACTTGACTGGGGAACCATTGCTGTATATACATGTTCAGCTTCCTGTGGATCAAGTATAAGCTACAAAGAGGAATTTGCATGGGTTCAGTTATATCCTACAGCACCAATGACTTGA
- the LOC103987007 gene encoding uncharacterized protein At2g34160: protein MEEITDGVNNLSVTADSYKKNRIQVSNTKKPLFFYVNLAKRYMQQHNEVELSALGMAIATVVTIAEILKNNGLAVEKKIMTSTVDVNDESRGRPLQKAKIEILLGKTEKFDELMAAAAEKEAGDGEEQS from the exons ATGGAGGAGATCACGGACGGCGTTAACAATCTCAGCGTCACCGCCGATTCCTACAAGAAGAACCGCATCCAGGTCTCAAACACCAAGAAGCCCCTCTTCTTCTACGTCAATCTTGCCAAG AGGTACATGCAGCAACACAATGAGGTGGAGCTTTCGGCTCTTGGAATGG CCATTGCAACTGTAGTCACCATTGCAGAGATTCTAAAAAATAATGGTCTTGCTGTTGAGAAGA agATTATGACATCTACTGTTGATGTGAATGATGAATCAAGGGGGCGGCCATTGCAGAAAGCAAAG ATTGAGATATTGCTGGGTAAAACTGAAAAGTTCGACGAGTTGATGGCTGCAGCGGCAGAGAAAGAGGCAGGAGACGGTGAGGAGCAGAGCTGA